The following proteins come from a genomic window of Paramisgurnus dabryanus chromosome 19, PD_genome_1.1, whole genome shotgun sequence:
- the LOC141281052 gene encoding general transcription factor II-I repeat domain-containing protein 2A-like — translation MRRIKSLQLSNDTVTRRISEMSENLTEQLKTKLSTASALSLAADESTDIGDIAQLCIWVRCVNSETFEVTEDLLALKSLHERTRGEDIHKALSEACKDMNISPSSIVSITTDGAPAMMGKHKGLVAEMRRFAPELLAFHCIVHQQALCSKLADGYLMNVMDTVVKVVNFIRTRPLLHRRFVALLDEVDGAYGDVVLHSEVRWLSRGKVLSRFLAVLPEIEHFLDDIGESERFSVLKDKEWRTNLAFLADITVHLNKLNLQLQGDGKHVDDLLCCIESFKLKLGLYIAQLNDGDLTHFPLLHDMCEDVLDTKQKERFVATVSQMQEKFTARFSDFEKLKYAGQLIREPFTFPVDKIKDLAASFGLPRQPLEDELMDVQGRRHTYTVLQGSSVTEMWRNIPGQNLRLLSSKVLSIFGSTYICERTFSSMSRIKSRFRARLTDYNLQSQLHCAVTPFEPNFTKLISSRQHQCSH, via the coding sequence ATGCGCAGAATTAAAAGTTTACAGCTCAGTAATGACACAGTTACACGTCGAATTTCAGAAATGTCTGAGAACTTGACGGAACAACTAAAAACTAAGCTAAGCACTGCGTCAGCACTTAGTTTGGCAGCAGATGAATCTACGGATATCGGAGACATTGCTCAGCTTTGCATTTGGGTGAGATGCGTAAATTCAGAAACATTTGAGGTCACTGAAGACTTGTTGGCTTTAAAATCGCTTCATGAACGAACAAGGGGCGAGGATATTCATAAAGCACTTAGTGAAGCATGCAAAGATATGAACATATCTCCTTCTTCAATCGTCTCCATCACTACTGATGGTGCACCCGCAATGATGGGAAAACACAAGGGTCTTGTTGCTGAAATGCGAAGATTCGCACCTGAATTGTTGGCGTTTCACTGTATTGTGCACCAGCAAGCACTATGCAGCAAGTTAGCTGATGGTTACCTTATGAATGTAATGGACACTGTGGTCAAGGTGGTCAACTTTATTCGAACACGCCCTCTGCTGCACCGCCGGTTTGTTGCGTTACTGGACGAAGTGGACGGTGCTTACGGGGATGTCGTTCTGCACAGCGAAGTGAGATGGCTAAGTCGGGGCAAGGTCTTAAGTCGCTTTCTGGCTGTACTCCCGGAGATAGAACACTTTCTTGATGACATTGGCGAAAGTGAGAGATTTTcagttttaaaagacaaagAGTGGAGAACCAATCTTGCTTTTCTTGCAGACATCACAGTTCACTTAAACAAGCTGAACCTGCAACTCCAAGGTGACGGAAAACATGTTGATGACTTGTTGTGTTGTATTGAAAGTTTCAAACTGAAGCTAGGGCTATATATTGCACAACTTAATGATGGTGATTTAACTCATTTCCCACTACTACATGATATGTGCGAGGATGTGTTGGACACGAAACAAAAAGAAAGATTTGTTGCAACAGTCAGCCAAATGCAAGAGAAATTCACTGCTCGTTTCTCAGATTTTGAGAAACTTAAGTATGCTGGACAGTTAATCAGAGAGCCATTCACTTTTCCTGTGGACAAAATCAAAGACTTGGCTGCGAGCTTCGGTTTGCCCCGACAGCCACTGGAAGATGAACTTATGGATGTTCAGGGAAGaagacacacatacacagtgCTGCAAGGATCGTCAGTTACAGAAATGTGGCGAAACATCCCCGGACAGAACCTCAGATTATTAAGTTCAAAGGTTCTTTCCATATTTGGATCCACATACATTTGCGAACGGACATTTTCGTCAATGTCGCGCATCAAGTCACGGTTCCGTGCGCGTCTAACAGACTACAACTTACAGTCGCAACTTCATTGTGCTGTGACTCCTTTCGAGCCAAATTTCACAAAATTAATCAGCTCCCGACAACATCAGTGTTCCCATTAA